GAAACAGCGAATGCAAAGGCATTCGATACCCTCTACTCCAGAATCATGAAATCAAAAGGCAACTTTCAGGATATTGTGTATGAGAAGAAGAAGTTCATCATGGAGGTGTTTATGTCCAGCGAAGTAAATACCCTGGGCCATTTTCTGGATGAGATATCAGAAAAGAACAGACATACCCGGGATTTTACCTTAAATAGTCTTACCAGTATTATAAAAGAAACGATTGCTTTTTTCCCTGTATACAGAACCTATATAACGACACCGGAGGTAACTGAGAGAGATACCCGGTATATAGAGCTTGCGATAGCAAAGGCAAAGAGAAAGAATCCGATTATTAACGAATCGATCTATGATTTTCTTAAAGAAATTCTTATGCTCAAATATTTTAAAAATCTTGATAACGATGCTAAAAGGGAATGGGTTGATTTTGTAATGAGGTTTCAGCAGATTACAGGACCTGTTATGGCAAAAGGGCTTGAGGATACTGCGCTGTATGTTTATAATCGCCTTGTCTCCCTTAACGAGGTGGGCGGAAGTCCTGACAGATTTGGCACACCTTTAGAGACCTTTCACGGGCAGAATATAGAGACAAGTAAGCTCTGGCCCAATGCCCTTATTGCTACCTCTACGCACGATTCGAAGCGCAGTGAAGATGTAAGGGGAAGGATTAATGTCCTTTCAGAGATTCCTGATGAATGGAGGGAGTGCTTGATGCGATGGAGGCGGCTCAATAAAAAAAAGATGGTTATTTCCGAAATACAAATGGCGCCGGATTCGAATGAGGAATACCTTCTGTATCAAACCCTTCTTGGCGCATGGCCTGTTGAGCACATGAATACGTCCGAATACGGGATATTTATGAAACGGATTAAAGATTATACTTTAAAGGCATTACGGGAGGCAAAGGTCAATACAAGCTGGAAGAGTCCCAACGTAACGTATGAGAATGCCGTAATGGATTTTGTAGAAGCTATTCTGAAGGATGTTCGTGGTAATCTTTTTCTTAAAGATTTTCAACTATTTCAGAAGAGGATTTCCCATTACGGTATGTACAATTCCCTCTCACAAACGCTGCTGAAGATGACTTCCCCCGGTATTCCTGACTTTTATAATGGTACTGAAATATGGGATTTTAGTCTTGTTGACCCCGACAATCGAAGACCCGTTGATTATAGGGTAAGGATGAAAATACTCGAGGAATTGAAAAAGCAAGAATCAGAAATTTCTTTAGAGAAACTTGCAAGAGAATTAACGGTGAAGAGAGAAAATGGAAAAATAAAACTGTATGTAATATATAAAGCTTTAAACTACCGGAAAGAGCAGAGAGAACTATTTGAAAGAGGAGAATACATTCCGCTGACAGTAACAGGAGGGAAGAGTTACAATATTTGTGCCTTCGCAAGACGGTTTGAATCCAAAAATATCATCACCATTGCCCCAAGATTTTTTACAAAACTTATTCCGCAAGTGGAGATGCTTCCACTTGGGAATGAGGTATGGAAGGATACTTGCATCGTAATACCCTTTGCTGAAACCGGGACAAAATATCGTAATATCTTTACCGGGGAGATAGTGGCAGCAAAAGAACAACAGGGAACAGTCCTCCCGCTTTCTGAGGTTTTTACCAATTTTCCCGTGGCGCTCATGGAAGGGGTATAGCTTTGTACTCTTGGCACGAAAATACTCCTCACTCAGACATTCTCCTATAAGGGGCGAGAGAACTTTGGGGCTGTCGAAAAATTCCTGAAAACTACTGCATACCAAATCAGGCCTTCGGCTACTTTTATCTTTTATGCAAGATGTAGGGCAAGGCTTTACACGCTGTCCGAGAATGCTTGCACACGACAAATCCTATACTATATGTTGACAAAATATTAGCACGACAACAATATTTAGTCTGGCATTTGTGGGTCGATTGAATTCTCGGACCGCTTGTTTAGCCTTGCCAGGCAATCCTAAAGGGTTGCCCCTACGGAATGGAAATTTCTCAATGTTAAACGCAGAGATACAAGATACACAATGTTGCAATGGTAGAGACGCAAGATATTGCGTCTCTCCTTTATCAAATCCCGTAGGGATGTCATGATTATAGAAAAAGCAGAAAAAAGGCCTTCAACCCAATACTGTTCGGCACGGTGTTTGAGAAGTGATCAAGAGGTATAAATAAGAGAGTAGTTTTTCTGAGAAGGAGCAGGGAAAAGCAAGGGTGAGTCAGTGCTGGGAATGCCGTTGAAAAATGAAGACATACCTTTCCCCTGAGAGGACAATGGCGATACTGTTTCCTCTGTGGCTATGGTTGTTTTTGTTCTTTGGATTTCAGTTGTTCGATATGTTCTATGAGTTCCTCCAGGGTAGCCCAACCCTGAAAGTACAGACATATCATTTCGAAGGTGCGTTTGGTCGGCTTGCGGCCTGTCCATAATCGGATCAGCAGACTGGCAATCAAAGCACAATAGACTTGAAGGGTAACCCCATTTTCTGAGTGTGCCAGGAGATGTTTACATCCTAAAACGCATTTAAACCATCGGAAGAAGAGCTCGATCTGCCAGCGATACCGATACATGAGCATGATAAGTTCTGCCGGTAAATCCATACGGTCAGTAACGATAAGCAAGGTTTTTCTAACGGATGGAGTCCTGCATGTTTTCTTGCTGGAGGGACGAGTGGTACGTGGGAGACCTGAAGGTGTCCGTTCATCATGATAGCGAAGCTGTATAATTCTGACAGGTCTTGAGAGTTTATTGTGCGTGCTTGTACTTCCCAGCCAAACGACCCTGTCAAATTCAATTCCGGCTTTGCGGTCAGTTTCACTCAGGGCACGTTCCTGGATAAGCTCATAGGAGGCATTATTATGGAGTCGCACAATAAAGGAACTGGACTGTTGGAGAATCGTGTTCAGGAAATGATACTTTCTGTATCCGGCATCCAGGCAGTACAGTTTGCCCGGCGATAACAGGGACTCAAGCTGAGCGATTTCGCTCGTATTGGCATCGGTAACGCGAGCTTCGAGAGGAATACCTTTGAGGATGTCGAATTCCAGATGCATCTTCGCAGCACGGCGGTCTTCGTCCATCCACAATGCCCAGAGCATCTTGGGAAGTGCTTTTATCAGCGTGCCATCAACAGCGACGAGCGTCATGTCAAGGTCATGAAAACGATCTTGAAAGGGAAGGCGGTACGCATCATGTGCGAGTTCATTGATGAGGGGAGTCAAGAGCTGTGGGTCAAAGACATGACTAGCGTGACTTTACTAAAGTAAAGCCGAAGCAAAGTCATAAGATATTGACATATAAGGAGAAGATGAGCAATTTGAGTGTATACACTGATATATAGAGCAATAAGGGGGAAAGGATGTGATAGGAGAGGAGAGTAGGATTAAGCAAATATATCCAATAATTATCAGATGGACGTCATTGACCCAAAAGAAATACCTTTCATCGAAGAAGAGATAATCAAAGTGCTCCTTGATAAACAGCAAATAAATCTTGATACCTTGCTGTGTGATACGAGTAATTTTTTTACCTACATTGATTCTGGCAACAGGCAGTGCGATGTTGCCCGGAGGGGATATAATAAACAAAAGAGAATGGACTTGAAGCAGTTTGGATTATTTCTTTTAGTTTCCCGTCAGGATCAAATTCCCCTTTTTCATAAGATATATCAGGGAAATCTTTCAGATAGAACGATTTTTCAAGAGCAATTCAGAGATATGGTAAATCGATTTAAAGCCATTTCCGGCTCATTAGAGGACATAACCCTGGTATTTGACCAGGGAAATAACTCCAAGAAGATATTACAAGAGGTAAACAGCACAGTGAGTTTTGTCGGCTCTGTATCACCCTATCACCAGAGGTCTCTTATAGAAGAGGCCAATAGATCGATGAGCAAAATACAGGTAAAGGATCGTAGTGTTGATTGTTGTCGGATAAGAACCAACCTTTGGCAGATGGATCTTACGGTAGTGGTATATATTTCCGAGAAACTTCGGCAGGGACAACTCAGAGGAGTTGAGCAAAGCATAAAGAAACTCTTTGAAAAACTCAAGGGTATTCAGGAAAAAATCAAGGCACCGACTCAAAGAGGTAAAAAGAGAGACCGTGAGGAGTTAGAAGCGAGAATAACAGCACTCATTGCTTCTTCCGTACCGGAGGGTCTTATTGACTGGCGTATTGAAGATGGGAAAAGAGATGCATTTGAACTGGACTTTTGGATAGAGCAAGAGCGGTTTGAGTATTTGAAAGAACATTGGTTTGGGCGTCGTATAGTAATCACCAACCGTCATAAATGGGATACAGAGGAGATTATCCTGGCTTATTGGGGACAACATAAGGTGGAATATGTTTTTAAAAATCTTAAAAATCCCTTTCACTTGGCAGTGCGGCCGCAGTATCACTGGACAGACCAGAAGATTGAAGTTCATGGATTTATTTGGGTGCTTGCATTTCTTCTGGGCATGATTGCTTATAAAAGAGCCAAAGAAAAAGCACGTTTCCAGGGATCAATCTCTACACTCCTGGAGAAACTCTCATCGATAAGGCTTGCAACATTCATTGAAGGCCCTTCAGAGAAATCGAAAGGGAAATATAAGACAACTCAACATCTTGAAGAAATGGATGAAGACCTTTTAGCTCTTGTAAACGCTCTAGGAATATCTCATGCACTAGAAAAGTCTTCAATCCCTTTCAGTGTATACAACTAAAAAATTCGCTTTCCTCATATATCTCAACACCTTAGGACTTTATTTTGACTTTACTTTAGTAAAGTCACGCTAGAATCATTTTACTCCTTTGAGGTTGAATGTGGTATGTTTGGTTTTCATACAGAGGGTACTATAGATCATCCATACAAAATCAGGTTTTTACACTTTATTACGCGCCATGAGTAACATATCTATCACGAAAAGAATTTACCTAATTTGACTTGACTTTAGCTTAGCTGAATATATAATCTTTAGCGAATTTTACAAAGATTCATTTTTACTATTTTTATAAAACTTTTTCGTGGAGATGTATAAAATGATTTTAGAGGTAAATTATTCTACAGATAGTCAGCGTAAGAAAATTGAACGGCTCGCATTTATTAAAGAGCGATACAAAAAACTCGTGCTTGATCCGAGAAGAGAAATTGAATTTGAAATAGAAAGGGCATTGGATGATGAAGACGGTGATATCGACGCTATGTAATTATTAATTGAATACTCTACCTAATTATTTATTCCTCTATGTTACTTCCTAAGTATCTTCGAATATAAATTTCCAGTTACAATCTTCACAAAAATATACATGAATCAATAGTATGTTACGGTAAATGTACTATCGATATTTTTTATGAAATTTGGACCTGGAATATTCCCTATCAGTTTTTCTGATTAAACTATCTGTCTGCATAAAAACCATGCAGACAGATAGGAAAACGGGTATCTCTTTGGTGATTTCGCTCCGCTTAATCCGCTACTCACTCCTCAATCATTCGGTAGGGCGGATTAAACGGAGTGAATCCGCCATTGTATCTTTACCTTGCCGGTGTTTATATTTCAAAAAACCTTCAATAACAACATCATCTGAGAATCTTTTTATCGTTATTTCGTTAACTTTTACGGATTCAGCTATAGCATCGATACCTTTTCCAAGTACAGGGGAATTTGCGCCCTGACCTCCAATAATAATCGGAGCGATAAAAACAATAACTTTATCGGCAAGGCAATCCTCGAGTACTGCAGTAATGACTCTGCTGCCACCCTCCACTAAAATATTTGTCATTTTCATCTCACCAAGCTGCCGGAAGAGTTCCTGTAAGTCTACCCGACCGCTCATAGTGTTTGTTTGAATAACCTCACATCCCAACTGTCTGAGTTTCTTAATACGCTCGGGCAATGCGTTCCTGCTCACAGCAACTACTATTTCGCTTTCATGAATTGTCTTTAAAAGACGGGAATGTAAGGGCAACGAGGCGTTACTATCGATGATAATT
The genomic region above belongs to Candidatus Jettenia caeni and contains:
- a CDS encoding malto-oligosyltrehalose synthase, whose translation is METEGFSAIRIPSATYRLQFNVHFKFTDARDIISYLHDIGISDIYASPYFKAKEGSLHGYDIVDHNTLNPEVGTEEEYNGMIQELWKYGMGQMLDIVPNHMCIASKENIWWMDILENGPSSRYADFFDIRWEPVKRELKNKILLPVLGDQYGKILEEQELKLVFETGAFFIYYYDHKLPVMPNTYREIVQYRINDLKEQLSSENPHFVELLSIITALNHLPLYTEKNPEKIAEKYREKEIIKRRLWSLYSESPEVKGFLDENVRLFNGTKGEPKSFDLLDDLLNKQVYRLSHWSVATDEINYRRFFDINDLAAIKVENPAVFRETHTLVFKLIKEGKVTGLRVDHPDGLYNPLLYFQMLQRRCFLYTKLGSMKNVEETPDAEATILKQYDELLLSNPQAKPFFIISEKILIKGEKMPEDWPVFSTTGYVFLISLNGIFVETANAKAFDTLYSRIMKSKGNFQDIVYEKKKFIMEVFMSSEVNTLGHFLDEISEKNRHTRDFTLNSLTSIIKETIAFFPVYRTYITTPEVTERDTRYIELAIAKAKRKNPIINESIYDFLKEILMLKYFKNLDNDAKREWVDFVMRFQQITGPVMAKGLEDTALYVYNRLVSLNEVGGSPDRFGTPLETFHGQNIETSKLWPNALIATSTHDSKRSEDVRGRINVLSEIPDEWRECLMRWRRLNKKKMVISEIQMAPDSNEEYLLYQTLLGAWPVEHMNTSEYGIFMKRIKDYTLKALREAKVNTSWKSPNVTYENAVMDFVEAILKDVRGNLFLKDFQLFQKRISHYGMYNSLSQTLLKMTSPGIPDFYNGTEIWDFSLVDPDNRRPVDYRVRMKILEELKKQESEISLEKLARELTVKRENGKIKLYVIYKALNYRKEQRELFERGEYIPLTVTGGKSYNICAFARRFESKNIITIAPRFFTKLIPQVEMLPLGNEVWKDTCIVIPFAETGTKYRNIFTGEIVAAKEQQGTVLPLSEVFTNFPVALMEGV
- a CDS encoding transposase; this translates as MTPLINELAHDAYRLPFQDRFHDLDMTLVAVDGTLIKALPKMLWALWMDEDRRAAKMHLEFDILKGIPLEARVTDANTSEIAQLESLLSPGKLYCLDAGYRKYHFLNTILQQSSSFIVRLHNNASYELIQERALSETDRKAGIEFDRVVWLGSTSTHNKLSRPVRIIQLRYHDERTPSGLPRTTRPSSKKTCRTPSVRKTLLIVTDRMDLPAELIMLMYRYRWQIELFFRWFKCVLGCKHLLAHSENGVTLQVYCALIASLLIRLWTGRKPTKRTFEMICLYFQGWATLEELIEHIEQLKSKEQKQP
- a CDS encoding putative transposase is translated as MDVIDPKEIPFIEEEIIKVLLDKQQINLDTLLCDTSNFFTYIDSGNRQCDVARRGYNKQKRMDLKQFGLFLLVSRQDQIPLFHKIYQGNLSDRTIFQEQFRDMVNRFKAISGSLEDITLVFDQGNNSKKILQEVNSTVSFVGSVSPYHQRSLIEEANRSMSKIQVKDRSVDCCRIRTNLWQMDLTVVVYISEKLRQGQLRGVEQSIKKLFEKLKGIQEKIKAPTQRGKKRDREELEARITALIASSVPEGLIDWRIEDGKRDAFELDFWIEQERFEYLKEHWFGRRIVITNRHKWDTEEIILAYWGQHKVEYVFKNLKNPFHLAVRPQYHWTDQKIEVHGFIWVLAFLLGMIAYKRAKEKARFQGSISTLLEKLSSIRLATFIEGPSEKSKGKYKTTQHLEEMDEDLLALVNALGISHALEKSSIPFSVYN